The Carassius gibelio isolate Cgi1373 ecotype wild population from Czech Republic chromosome B5, carGib1.2-hapl.c, whole genome shotgun sequence genome segment aactacgacagcctacatcgcacatcctgtgaTGTGACAATCGCGGATTCGTACATCGAGATATCGATGCTAAaatgacacatcgtgcagccctagctcACACTATCTTGTGATCTTAACCCacaaagcctggttcgtttgatTAGTGTGATCACTCCGATTAGCAGACCCTGGCTCgattggaagaggtgggcaagagcgtGGTTCAGTtgtatatagatcagtgagtgtgagcgtTAACTGCACCGGAGTGCAAATCTTCTGACATAtgctgcatgattgcgtgaatatttctgagtggCAAAAGCGATAGAtgtataaatcaatatattttgaGAGGGCTGTGTGTTACCGCGtcccatacgactcaaaataataaaccagaaAGGTAACAAAATCATGCACTCCAGTGTGTTGAGCaagcgcttctctgctgtcttcacgtgctatCAGAAACTTCTATTTCCCACTTATGAAGTCGTGATTACgagcttgttgcattcttttctgttaaaaataacagtggacagtggtttgtgaatgctgatgcttagcctaaataatttgatcgggagcatcccctcctgtggtttatctgtatgtgtattcagatccagtgagcaatggactttcataataaaaaaaaaaaactgtgttaatgtgtgataaaataattattgcGGTTAATCAATTAATGCCCTAATGCACTTAACTTGCCCAGcgctaataaaaaaatagaaaaaaaataattctacattttaagaatatttcacaatatgttttttttttttttttttactttatttctgatcaaatgaatacagccttagtgagcataagaggcttttcaaaaacatcagaccccaaacttttgaatggaagtttGTGCATTATAGTATCtacttacaaaaaaaatgaatctcAGAATTTGAAATGTTCTTACCCGGCCTCATCTGCCATTTCCATCATAAGAGCATCAACTTGACCCTAAAACACAGCACAGTGTCACAAAAGGCAAATCAACTACTATGTAAGTGTATATCTGACCTACTGTGCGGTCACTGTAGTAAGCGAGAGTATGTATCACCTGTGGTGTAGTGAGTGTTGTGGTGCTGCTCATTGTGTCCTCCATCTGAGCCGTCTGTACGTCCAGAGTTTCAAATTGACGCTCAAACTTATCCATTAGAGCTGAAATCTGACAAATCAGAACACAGGGAATTAATACAGCCAGACAAATCAGATTACCGCAGTTGTTTATGACCTGCTCAATGAAAATACTTCAAGAACACAGAAGTCGTCCTCTCACCTTCTCAAGGTTCATGCTCTTCAGGGTTGCATCCATGCCCTTCACCACCCCAGCCATAGATTTGGTGACCTGGAGAATCATTGCATTACATGACATttacgcatttagcagacgcttttatccaaagcgaattacagtgcattctggctatacaatatatatatgttttacaagTAAGTGTGTTCCCTGctaattgaacccacaaccttccatgctgctaacgcaatgctctaccactgagccacaggaactcatAATCAAAATCAAAAGTTAACGGTTATATCTATTGGATAATTACTCGGGTatgtctagtaaaaaaaaaagcagtttgtgtACCTTGTTCATGGTGACTGCTGTCTGTACTCGCGCTGCCACCGCATCTACTCTTGCACTCATTCTGAGGAAGTTCACTGATTGGTTTTTCTGCCGAATGGCATTTTCCGCATGTATCCGGGCAACCTCCATATTGCCCTTCTGGACAGCCTAAGTTACACAGACATAAGCACTGGTTCATTAGGACACAGGTCATCAAAACACAGTC includes the following:
- the LOC127957553 gene encoding charged multivesicular body protein 1b, with translation MSSMEKNLFNLKFAAKELQRSSKKCDKEEKAEKAKVKKAVQKGNMEVARIHAENAIRQKNQSVNFLRMSARVDAVAARVQTAVTMNKVTKSMAGVVKGMDATLKSMNLEKISALMDKFERQFETLDVQTAQMEDTMSSTTTLTTPQGQVDALMMEMADEAGLDLNMELPQGQTGSVGASVASTEQDELSQRLAKLRDQV